In Vanacampus margaritifer isolate UIUO_Vmar chromosome 18, RoL_Vmar_1.0, whole genome shotgun sequence, a genomic segment contains:
- the ace gene encoding angiotensin-converting enzyme, translating into MDKLAWLVVLVLQACAALPADWLPGEYTNTAGDALRFLSDYNSTAEEVFFYSVSASWNYNTNLTEYNSQLQVSASLEEQAFTEAWGTKAKQVFTRDLLDTLDPKDKTLMSKVMVLGAANLSPAERGQYNTILSTMDSIYSTAKVYPQPNVSWSLEPHLRDIMATSRSYKKLLYAWEGWHNASGVPLKEHYPKFVQLSNKASQADGFKDTGADWRSWYETDNFQEVIEQLYKTIEPLYQHLHAFVRRQLYKQYGPKYINLRGPIPAHLLGNMWAQTWNNIYGLMIPFPGKPNMDVTEEMVKQGYNATTMFRVAEEFFTSLNLTEMPPEFWKESMLEKPDDREVVCHASAWDFYNRKDFRIKQCTTVTMEQLFTVHHEMGHVEYYLQYKDQPVGFRRGANPGFHEAIGDVLSLSVSTPKHLKTIGLLETVTSDEESDINYLLKMALEKIAFLPFGYLIDQWRWGVFGGNTPPERYNSEWWYLRTKYQGICPPTKRTEEHFDAGAKYHIPGNTPYIRYFVSFILQFQLHEKLCQAAKHEGPLYKCDIYRSEEAGAILKKILQAGSSKPWPDVLQEALGTNKLDAGALMRYFDSVIKWLERQNVDEVLGWPDFNWVPPIPEGYPEDIDKNTDELDAKNLLEEYNATAEVVWNAYTEASWAYNTDINELNKQNMLQKSQEMSAHTLEYGQRARRFDTADFQDDAVKRIVKKLSDIERAALSSAQLKEYNNLLSNMETKYSVAEVCRDNGECLPLDPDLQKIMAESRDYDELLFAWKGWRDAAGKVLRSDYKRYVELANEAARLNGHSDNGVFWRSLYETPTFEEDLESLWKELEPLYLNVHAYVRRALYKKYGPKRVNLRGPIPAHLLGNMWAQTWSGIMDLVMPYPDATQVDATPAMVAQGWNAKKMFQESDNFFTSLGLLPMPKEFWDKSMLEKPTDGRRVVCHASAWDFYNRKDFRIKQCTVVTMDDLITVHHEMGHVQYFLQYKDLPVAFREGANPGFHEAIGDVLALSVSTPKHLQSIGLLDKVESNKESDINFLMNMALDKIAFLPFGYLMDQWRWKVFDGRIPPSEYNKEWWNLRMKYQGLCPPVPRNEDDFDPGAKFHIPANVPYVRYFVSFIIQFQFHKALCNAAKHTGPLHTCDIYKSKEAGGLLGDVMKLGFSKPWPEAMTMITGQPEMSAKPLMEYFEPLIKWLEQENDKNKDIRGWPDYDWKPLSPGSDPIIPGQVNNGSTTVNFLGMNVDSASAVAGQWVLLVLGLVLLVATIFLAYRYRKSKRSSKSFSTMELKQKD; encoded by the exons GTAAGCGCATCCTTGGAGGAGCAGGCCTTCACCGAGGCCTGGGGGACGAAGGCCAAGCAGGTGTTCACTCGCGACCTGCTCGACACTCTTGACCCCAAAGATAAGACGCTGATGAGCAAAGTCATGGTCCTCGGCGCCGCCAACCTGTCTCCCGCCGAAAGAGGACAG TATAACACCATTCTCAGCACCATGGACAGTATTTATTCAACCGCCAAAGTTTACCCGCAGCCAAACGTCAGCTGGAGCCTGGAACCTC ATCTCAGGGACATCATGGCCACGTCGCGGAGCTACAAGAAGCTGCTGTACGCTTGGGAGGGCTGGCACAACGCGTCGGGTGTCCCCCTCAAGGAGCACTACCCCAAATTTGTGCAGCTCAGCAACAAGGCCTCACAAGCTGATG GATTTAAAGACACAGGGGCTGACTGGCGCTCGTGGTACGAAACCGACAACTTCCAGGAAGTCATCGAGCAGCTGTACAAAACAATCGAACCTCTCTATCAGCACCTACACGCCTTCGTGCGCCGGCAACTATACAAGCAGTACGGCCCCAAGTACATCAACCTCCGAGGACCCATCCCCGCTCATTTGCTGG GAAACATGTGGGCTCAGACCTGGAACAATATCTACGGCTTGATGATCCCGTTTCCTGGCAAACCCAACATGGACGTGACCGAAGAAATGGTCAAACAA gGCTACAACGCTACGACGATGTTTCGCGTTGCGGAGGAGTTCTTCACGTCGCTGAATTTGACCGAGATGCCTCCGGAATTCTGGAAGGAATCCATGCTGGAGAAGCCCGACGATAGAGAGGTGGTGTGTCACGCGTCCGCCTGGGACTTTTACAACCGCAAAGACTTCAG GATCAAGCAGTGCACGACGGTGACGATGGAGCAGCTCTTCACCGTCCACCACGAGATGGGCCACGTGGAGTATTACCTCCAGTACAAGGACCAACCTGTGGGCTTCCGTCGCGGGGCCAATCCCGGATTTCACGAAGCCATCGGCGACGTCCTGTCTCTGTCCGTCTCCACGCCCAAACACCTGAAGACCATCGGACTGCTGGAGACGGTGACGTCTGACGAGG AATCGGACATCAACTACCTGTTAAAGATGGCACTGGAGAAGatagccttccttccttttgGTTACCTTATCGACCAATGGCGATGGGGCGTCTTTGGGGGCAACACCCCCCCAGAGAGATACAATTCGGAATGGTGGTACCTCAG GACAAAGTATCAAGGCATCTGCCCACCCACCAAGCGCACCGAAGAGCACTTTGATGCTGGCGCAAAATACCACATTCCTGGAAACACACCGTACATCAG GTATTTTGTTAGCTTCATCCTGCAGTTCCAGCTCCACGAAAAACTGTGTCAGGCAGCCAAACACGAAGGGCCCTTGTACAAGTGTGACATCTACCGCTCTGAAGAAGCGGGGGCCATTTTAAA GAAAATCCTTCAGGCCGGTTCCTCTAAGCCTTGGCCTGATGTGCTCCAAGAGGCTTTAGGTACGAACAAGTTGGACGCCGGCGCACTGATGAGATACTTTGACTCTGTTATCAAGTGGCTGGAAAGACAAAATGTGGATGAGGTCCTGGGATGGCCTGACTTTAACTGGGTCCCGCCCATTCCCGAAGGCTATCCAGAGGACATTG ATAAAAACACAGATGAGCTTGATGCCAAGAATCTTCTGGAAGAGTACAACGCCACGGCTGAAGTGGTGTGGAACGCTTACACGGAGGCCTCATGGGCGTATAACACTGACATCAACGAGCTCAACAAGCAGAACATG CTTCAGAAGAGCCAGGAAATGTCAGCCCACACTTTAGAATACGGCCAGCGGGCGCGGAGGTTCGACACGGCCGACTTCCAGGACGACGCGGTCAAACGAATCGTTAAAAAACTCAGCGACATCGAGAGGGCCGCGCTGTCGTCAGCGCAGCTTAAAGAG TACAACAATCTCCTGTCCAACATGGAGACCAAATATAGCGTGGCAGAGGTCTGCAGAGATAATGGCGAGTGCCTCCCACTGGATCCTG ACCTTCAGAAGATCATGGCAGAGTCCAGAGATTATGACGAACTGTTATTTGCCTGGAAGGGCTGGCGAGATGCAGCTGGCAAAGTACTTCGCTCGGATTACAAGCGATACGTAGAACTGGCCAACGAAGCTGCCAGACTCAACG GTCACAGCGACAATGGCGTTTTCTGGCGCTCGCTGTATGAAACGCCGACCTTTGAGGAGGACCTGGAGAGCCTCTGGAAGGAACTGGAGCCGCTCTACCTCAACGTCCACGCTTACGTTCGCAGGGCTCTGTACAAAAAGTACGGCCCGAAGCGCGTCAACTTGAGGGGGCCCATACCTGCGCACTTGCTAG GTAACATGTGGGCGCAGACGTGGTCTGGCATCATGGACCTGGTCATGCCTTATCCGGACGCCACGCAAGTTGATGCCACGCCAGCTATGGTGGCACAG GGCTGGAATGCCAAAAAAATGTTCCAGGAATCAGACAACTTTTTCACTTCTCTGGGGCTGCTGCCAATGCCAAAAGAGTTCTGGGACAAATCCATGCTGGAGAAACCCACCGATGGACGCCGAGTGGTCTGCCACGCTTCTGCGTGGGACTTCTACAACAGAAAAGACTTCAG AATCAAACAGTGCACCGTTGTGACCATGGACGACTTGATCACCGTCCACCACGAGATGGGCCACGTGCAATACTTCCTGCAGTACAAGGATCTGCCCGTGGCGTTCCGTGAAGGCGCCAACCCGGGCTTCCACGAGGCCATTGGCGACGTTCTGGCTTTGTCCGTCTCCACACCCAAACACCTGCAGAGCATCGGACTCCTGGACAAAGTGGAGAGCAATAAAG AGAGTGACATCAACTTCCTGATGAACATGGCACTTGATAAAATCGCCTTCCTACCTTTTGGCTACTTGATGGACCAATGGAGATGGAAGGTGTTTGACGGACGCATCCCGCCGTCTGAGTACAATAAAGAGTGGTGGAACCTCAG AATGAAGTACCAAGGCCTGTGTCCGCCCGTCCCCCGCAATGAGGACGACTTTGACCCGGGTGCAAAGTTCCACATCCCCGCTAATGTACCCTACGTGAG GTACTTTGTGAGCTTCATTATCCAGTTTCAGTTCCACAAGGCTCTGTGTAACGCCGCCAAGCACACGGGTCCCCTGCACACATGTGACATTTATAAATCAAAGGAGGCTGGGGGGCTGCTGGG AGACGTGATGAAGCTGGGTTTCAGCAAGCCGTGGCCCGAGGCCATGACCATGATCACGGGCCAGCCAGAGATGAGCGCCAAGCCGCTCATGGAGTATTTCGAACCTCTCATTAAATGGCTGGAGCAAGAGAACGACAAGAACAAGGATATCCGCGGGTGGCCCGATTATGACTGGAAGCCTTTGA GTCCAGGAAGTGACCCCATCATTCCAGGCCAGGTAAACAACGGCAGTACTACTGTGAACTTCCTGGGAATGAATGTGGACAGCGCATCCGCCGTTGCAGGCCAGTGGGTCCTGCTGGTCTTGGGCCTGGTCTTGTTGGTCGCCACCATCTTCCTGGCCTACAGGTACAGGAAGTCAAAGAGGTCCAGCAAGTCGTTTTCGACAATGGAGCTCAAGCAAAAAGACTGA